TGTACGTCCCACCCATCTAGCGATTCCACCGAAGCTAAAGCCAGACTAAGTTTGGTATCATGAACGAGCCCCATGAGTGAGTGCAAGGGACTGTAGCGAATAAACACCGACTAACCCACTGGATAAGCATGCCTACCTCTCTCGTGTTTGCCAACAATCAAGCCGCCATCAACGGCATCCGTGCGACAGGGGCAAAGCAGCTGATCCTTGCTCCTGGGAACGACTGGACAGGGGGACACTCGTGGACTGGCCATGTCAACGCATCGTCCGAATATATGTACAAGCTGAACGACCCGGCGAAGAACCTTGCGATCGAGGTGCACGAGTATCTTGACTCGGACTACTCTGGGACACACGCGGAGTGCACTCAGCCCGGGCCATCTAATCTTGCCGCCCTTACCGCCTGGCTTAAAAAATACGGCCTAAAGTAGGTCGAATTCTTTTCAATCGTATGAACTTCTTGTCATATATTCACCCTTCTAGAGCAATTGTCGGAGAGACTGGAGGAGCCAGAACGCCAACTGCTATGCACAGATTAAAGAAATGCTCAACTATCTTGCTGCCAATGACGAATACATTGGCTGGACAGGATGGGCTGCCGGACCACGTATGTTCAAACCATAATATTGCTTCTACAGTTCGCCATTACTCAGACATTTCTGATAGTCTGGGGCACCTTCCGGTCCTGCTGTGGAGATGATTCTGGCAATCTTGAGCCGGGCACCAAAGCTGGTAATGGATCAATTCCTGGGTGCGTAGCCTCCTTATAGTCGGTGATGTGTTTACTTATTCGCTCATATAGTGGGTATGAGACAACCTGGGCCAATGGATTCCGGCCAAGCATCCCGAAGACACTAAAGCGCAGTGGGATCTCGAGTTGGAATTAAGAGGAAGATGGACAGCTGCTCTACATGCGACAGGCGATCGTCGGAATCCAGTCGGTAGAAACAGAGTTGTAGAACCTTGTTTATAATACCATAAAAGTCAAATGATGTCATATATGGATTGCCAATTGTGGTGACTAAGGCCCGCAACCTCGTGGCAAATTATCAGATTTGAGCGCGCTGGTCCGGTGAGCGCCAAATCATACGAACCACGACACAAGAGTGCTGGATAGTTCGGCGACCCTTGAGCGACGACTCGGCGGACTCTTTTCGATACATAAGCAATGCCCACGGACGGCGTGGCGCTGACCTTTTCATGGAAACAACGACGGCCGAAAGCACATCCGGCATGCCCCAAACGACACTAGTTCCCCCGAGTATTTTACCTCCTGATTTCCTAACGCTGACATTGACGATATTGTCAATCTCATTGGTGAGTTATCCGAGTCACTATTTCCTTGCCAAGCGTTGAGCGGCTGTAGCGGATATGCTTGACAGGCTCACTTCCCACAACGACCAGATTCCCCTTCGACCGTGAGTATGGATTAGTGACAAAGGCAAGGTGCTGACACCCTGAGCCCAGTGAAGCACTTACTCGTTTTCACTCTCGAACACCACCCGGGATATCTATCCAAGACTATCTTAAGCGCATCGTCAAGTATACAAATGTTGAGGTTGGTCGGAATAGGATTCCGCAGGTGTTCTAAGGAGCTGACAACCACTTGCTCCAACAGCGATCATGCCTTCTAATTACACTTCATTATATAGACCAGATCTGCACGCTCTTACCCCACTTCACGATCTCCTCTCTCACCGTCCACCGTTTTGTTATATCATCCATAACCGTGTCCTCCAAAGCCCTTTGTGATGCTTTTTGCACAAACTCCCACTACGCCCGGGTTAGTAATCCCATCTCTATCTTGATATGGCGAACTCACCCACGTTTGTGCCACTAGGTGGGTGGAAtcaagcttattgaatt
This genomic interval from Rhizoctonia solani chromosome 11, complete sequence contains the following:
- a CDS encoding Cellulase (glycosyl hydrolase family 5 protein) — translated: MLWSLSLLAAGAAAKILYAGVNESGGEFGTWSNDAIPTTGLPGRFGVDYAFINKSTVDIFVEKDKINTFRVAFLLYFGYFKEAIDYITITKGAYAILDPHNYMRYNNPSQQPTTGSIIGDSSDIKAATTAQFQAFWNQLANRFKSNEKVIQTKFGIMNEPHDMPTSLVFANNQAAINGIRATGAKQLILAPGNDWTGGHSWTGHVNASSEYMYKLNDPAKNLAIEVHEYLDSDYSGTHAECTQPGPSNLAALTAWLKKYGLKAIVGETGGARTPTAMHRLKKCSTILLPMTNTLAGQDGLPDHSGAPSGPAVEMILAILSRAPKLVMDQFLDNLGQWIPAKHPEDTKAQWDLELELRGRWTAALHATGDRRNPIPLRPEALTRFHSRTPPGISIQDYLKRIVKYTNVERSCLLITLHYIDQICTLLPHFTISSLTVHRFVISSITVSSKALCDAFCTNSHYARVGGIKLIELNVLEREFLEKIDWRLTWPRDQVSMGEALAKNVRQDPVTLESYQANGNGPDKTTPSPPRSPATSTAPSSVHQVPCANAPPPPISTKPFAQPQPRDTVASPSRTIIAGVTSPSLRRAGRSPVTGPSRSIPSSPSLKRARDGTEDIMPSLTNAHLRKMEESSPRTRRRTGTNSS